The following are encoded together in the Sparus aurata chromosome 1, fSpaAur1.1, whole genome shotgun sequence genome:
- the myh11a gene encoding myosin-11a isoform X2, translated as MSKKAPTEDEKFLFVDKDFLNSPMAQADWSAKKLVWIPSERHGFEAASIKEEHGDEVLVELADNAKKVTVNKDDIQKMNPPKFSKVEDMAELTCLNEASVLHNIRERYFSGLIYTYSGLFCVVVNPYKMLPIYSEKIIDMYKGKKRHEVPPHIYSIADNAYRNMMQDREDQSILCTGESGAGKTENTKKVIQYLAVVASSHKGKKDSSAGELEKQLLQANPILEAFGNAKTIKNDNSSRFGKFIRINFDVTGYIVGANIETYLLEKSRCIRQAKTERAFHIFYYMIAGAKDKLREELLLESFSNYRFLSAGNVQIPGQQDDELYEETMEAMNIMGLTEEERTDILKVCSTVMQLGNIEFKKERNQEQATMPDNTAAQKVCHLQGINVTDFTRAILTPRIKVGREVVQKAQTKEQADFAIEALAKAVFERLFRWILGRVNKALDKTKRQGASFLGILDIAGFEIFEDNSFEQLCINYTNEKLQQLFNHTMFILEQEEYQREGIEWNFIDFGLDLQPCIELIERPNNPPGILALLDEECWFPKATDVSFVEKLMNTQGNHIKFAKPKQLKDKTEFSILHYAGKVDYNATSWLTKNMDPLNDNVTSLLSNSSSQFVQDLWKDTDRVVGLDTLAKMTDSSMPSASKTKKGMFRTVGQLYKESLAKLMTTLHNTQPNFVRCIIPNHEKRAGKLDAHLVLEQLRCNGVLEGIRICRQGFPNRIVFQEFRQRYEILAANAIPKGFMDGKQACCLMIKHLDLDPNLYRIGQSKIFFRTGVLAQLEEERDLKITVVIIAFQAQARGFLARKAFAKRQQQLTAMKVIQRNCAAYLKLRNWQWWRLFTKVKPLLQVTRQEEEMGLKEEELQKAKEVAVKVESELKEITLKHTAVLEERNALQEQLQAETELYAEAEEMRVRLAAKKQELEEILHEMEARLDDEEERAQTLLVDKKKMQQQMQELEEHLEEEEDARQKLQLEKVTCEGKIKKLEDDILVMEDQNTKLLKERKLMEERIADFSTNLAEEEEKSKNLTKLKNKHESMISELEVRLKKEEKGRQELDKAKRKLEAESNDMQEQIADLQAQIADLKAQLAKKEEELQNALARLEDETAQKNNALKKIRELEGHISDLQEDLDSERAARNKAEKIKRDLGEELEALKSELEDTLDTTATQQELRAKREQEVTLLKRAIDDENRTHESQIQEMRQKHTQAVEELTEQLEQSKRVKSNLEKAKQALEKETSELTMEVRSLSQAKQDGEHKRKKLEGQVADLQSRFTDSEKQKAELGERCSKITVELESVTNLLNEAESKNIKLSKDVSSLTSQLQDSQELLAEETRQKLQFSTKLRQAEDDKNSLQEQLEEEVEAKRNVERHVSSLNIQLSDSKKKLEELVGNVELLEEGKKRLQRDLEAANTQFEEKASAYDKLEKTKNRLQQELEDTLMDLDSQRQIVSNLEKKQKKFDQMLAEEKSISSKYADERDRAEAEAREKETKALSLARALDEAQESREELERANKTLRLEMEDLISSKDDVGKNVHELEKSKRGLEAQVEEMKTQLEELEDELQAAEDAKLRLEVNMQALKAQFERDLQGRDEMGEEKKRQLIKQVRELETELEDERKQRAVATAAKKKLETDMKDLEGQIETASKGRDEAIKQLRKLQAQMKDYQRELEDARAAREEVLTTAKESEKKAKTLEAELMQLQEDLAAAERARKQAEAERDELSDELASNSSGKSALADEKRRLEAKISQLEEELEEEQSNMEIINDRLRKSTQQVDQLTTELQAERTTSQKNESARQQMERQNKELKAKLQEMENQVKSKFKSSISALEAKVAQLEEQLEQENREKQASAKSIRQKDKKLKDLIMQVEDERKQGEQYKDQAEKANTRMKQLKRQLEESEEESQRATAARRKLQRELDEATESSDALSREVNSLKSKLRRGNEPSFGSTPRRMGGGRRVVEDASEEEADSQGDFNGTKSAE; from the exons ATGTCCAAGAAGGCCCCAACCGAGGACGAGAAGTTCCTCTTTGTCGACAAAGACTTCCTGAACAGCCCCATGGCTCAGGCCGACTGGTCGGCCAAGAAGCTGGTATGGATCCCATCAGAGAGGCATGGCTTCGAGGCGGCCAGCATCAAGGAGGAGCACGGCGAcgaggtgctggtggagctggccGACAATGCCAAGAAGGTGACGGTTAACAAGGATGACATCCAGAAGATGAACCCACCCAAGTTCAGCAAGGTGGAGGACATGGCGGAGCTCACCTGCCTGAACGAAGCCTCTGTGTTGCACAATATCCGCGAGAGGTACTTCTCTGGCCTTATTTAT ACATACTCAGGCCTGTTCTGTGTGGTGGTGAACCCCTACAAAATGCTGCCGATTTACTCAGAGAAGATCATTGACATGTACAAAGGGAAGAAACGACATGAGGTCCCCCCTCACATCTACTCCATTGCTGATAATGCCTACAGAAACATGATGCAAG ATCGTGAGGACCAGTCCATTCTCTGCAC TGGAGAGTCTGGTGCTGGCAAGACGGAGAACACCAAGAAGGTCATCCAGTATCTGGCTGTTGTGGCCTCCTCACATAAAGGCAAGAAGGACAGTAGTGCT GGGGAGCTGGAGAAGCAGCTCCTGCAGGCCAATCCCATCCTAGAGGCCTTCGGTAACGCCAAGACCATCAAAAATGACAACTCCTCCCGATTT GGTAAATTCATCCGAATCAACTTTGATGTGACCGGCTACATTGTTGGAGCCAATATTGAGACTT ACCTGCTGGAGAAGTCTCGCTGTATCAGACaagcaaagacagaaagagcTTTTCACATCTTCTACTACATGATTGCTGGTGCCAAGGACAAACTGCGTG AGGAGCTTCTTCTTGAGTCCTTCAGTAATTACCGCTTCCTCAGTGCGGGGAACGTTCAGATCCCTGGCCAGCAAGACGATGAGTTGTATGAAGAGACCATGGAGGCCATGAATATTATGGGCCTCACCGAAGAGGAGAGAACCG ATATCCTGAAGGTGTGCTCCACAGTCATGCAGCTGGGAAACATTGAGTTCAAGAAAGAGAGGAACCAGGAACAGGCCACCATGCCAGACAACACTG CGGCCCAGAAGGTTTGTCACCTGCAGGGCATCAATGTGACAGACTTCACCCGTGCCATCCTCACCCCTCGAATCAAAGTGGGCAGAGAGGTGGTGCAGAAGGCACAGACCAAAGAGCAG GCTGACTTTGCTATCGAAGCCCTGGCTAAAGCTGTGTTTGAGCGACTGTTCCGCTGGATCCTGGGCAGAGTCAACAAGGCCCTAGACAAAACCAAACGCCAAGGAGCCTCTTTCCTGGGAATCCTCGACATTGCTGGCTTTGAGATCTTTGAG GACAACTCCTTTGAGCAGCTGTGCATCAACTACACCAatgagaagctgcagcagctcttcaaCCACACCATGTTCATCCTGGAGCAGGAGGAATACCAGAGGGAGGGTATCGAGTGGAACTTCATCGACTTTGGCCTGGACCTGCAGCCCTGCATTGAGCTCATCGAAAGACCA AACAACCCTCCAGGCATCCTGGCCCTGCTGGATGAGGAGTGCTGGTTCCCCAAAGCCACAGATGTCTCCTTTGTGGAGAAACTCATGAACACACAAGGGAACCACATTAAATTCGCTAAACCGAAACAGCTCAAAGACAAGACTGAGTTTTCTATATTACATTATGCTGGAAAG GTGGACTACAACGCCACATCCTGGTTGACAAAGAACATGGATCCTCTGAATGACAACGTCACGTCCCTGCTCAGCAACTCCTCCAGCCAGTTTGTGCAAGACCTCTGGAAAGACA CGGACAGAGTGGTGGGTCTGGACACACTAGCCAAGATGACAGACAGCTCCATGCCGAGCGCCTCAAAGACCAAGAAGGGGATGTTCCGCACAGTGGGACAGCTCTACAAGGAGTCTCTGGCCAAACTTATGACCACACTGCACAACACTCAGCCCAACTTTGTCAGATGTATCATTCCCAACCACGAGAAGAGG GCAGGGAAGCTGGATGCTCACCTGGTCCTGGAGCAGCTCAGGTGTAACGGTGTGTTGGAGGGGATCCGTATCTGCCGACAAGGATTTCCCAACAGAATCGTCTTCCAGGAGTTCCGCCAACG TTATGAGATCCTGGCTGCCAACGCTATCCCCAAAGGTTTCATGGATGGCAAACAAGCCTGCTGCCTCATG ATTAAGCACCTGGATTTGGACCCCAACCTCTACAGGATCGGACAGAGTAAGATCTTCTTCCGCACAGGAGTGCTCgctcagctggaggaggagagagatctGAAGATCACTGTGGTCATCATTGCTTTCCAGGCCCAGGCGAGAGGCTTCTTGGCCAGAAA ggCATTTGCCAAGAGACAACAGCAACTCACTGCGATGAAAGTGATCCAGAGGAACTGTGCTGCCTACCTCAAACTCAGGAACTGGCAGTGGTGGAGGCTCTTTACAAAG GTCAAGCCTCTGCTGCAAGTGACCcgacaggaggaggaaatgggtctgaaggaggaggagctgcagaaagCCAAAGAAGTTGCTGTAAAGGTTGAATCAGAGCTGAAGGAGATCACCTTGAAACACACAGCG GTTTTGGAGGAGAGAAATGCACTGCAGGAGCAGCTTCAAGCAGAGACAGAGCTGTATGCTGAGGCAGAGGAGATGAGAGTCAGACTGGCAGCGAAGAAGCAGGAGTTGGAGGAAATCCTTCATGAGATGGAGGCGAGACTGGATGATGAGGAAGAACGTGCTCAGACGCTGTTAGTGGATAAGAAGAAGATGCAACAGCAGATGCAG GAATTGGAAGAacacttggaggaggaggaagatgctCGCCAAAAGCTGCAGCTGGAGAAGGTCACCTGTGAGGGGAAGATCAAAAAGCTGGAGGACGACATCCTGGTGATGGAAGACCAGAACACCAAGCTGCTGAAG GAAAGGaaactgatggaggagaggattgCAGACTTCAGTACCAACCtggcagaggaagaagagaagtcAAAGAACCTCACCAAgctcaaaaataaacatgagtCAATGATCTCTGAACTAGAAG TCCGcttgaaaaaagaagagaaaggtcGACAGGAGCTTGATAAGGCTAAACGCAAGCTGGAAGCAGAGTCGAATGACATGCAAGAGCAGATAGCAGACCTGCAGGCCCAGATCGCTGACCTCAAAGCCCAGCTCgcaaagaaggaggaggagttaCAGAATGCCTTGGCCAG GTTAGAAGATGAGACAGCTCAGAAAAACAACGCTCTGAAGAAGAtcagagagctggagggacACATATCCGACCTGCAAGAGGACCTCGACTCTGAGCGGGCGGCGAGGAACAAGGCCGAGAAGATTAAACGGGACCTTggggaggagctggaggccCTCAAGTCTGAGCTAGAGGACACCTTGGACACCACTGCCACACAGCAGGAACTAAG GGCCAAACGTGAGCAGGAGGTGACCCTGCTGAAGAGAGCCATCGACGATGAGAACCGGACCCATGAGTCCCAGATACAGGagatgagacagaaacacacccaGGCAGTGGAGGAGCttacagagcagctggagcagtCCAAACGA GTCAAGTCAAACCTGGAGAAGGCTAAACAAGCTCTGGAGAAGGAGACATCAGAATTAACCATGGAGGTGCGCTCACTCAGCCAGGCCAAACAAGACGGGGAGCACAAGAGGAAGAAGTTGGAAGGGCAGGTTGCAGATCTGCAATCGCGCTTCACGGACAGTGAGAAGCAGAAGGCCGAGTTGGGAGAACGCTGTTCTAAGATCACT GTTGAATTGGAGAGTGTGACAAACCTACTGAATGAGGCAGAGAGCAAGAACATCAAACTAAGCAAAGATGTTAGCAGCCTCACCTCCCAGCTCCAAGACTCACAG GAACTCCTGGCTGAAGAGACACGTCAGAAACTGCAGTTCTCTACAAAGCTTCGGCAAGCAGAAGATGACAAGAACAGCTTGCAGGAGCAGcttgaggaggaggtggaggccaagAGGAATGTGGAGAGACACGTGTCCTCGCTCAACATCCAG TTATCAGATTCCAAGAAGAAGCTAGAGGAATTGGTAGGTAATGTTGAGCTGCTTGAAGAAGGAAAGAAGCGTCTGCAGAGGGATTTGGAGGCAGCGAACACTCAGTTTGAGGAGAAGGCCTCTGCATATGACAAGTTGGAGAAGACCAAGAACCGTCTGCAGCAGGAGCTCGAGGACACGCTGATGGACCTGGACAGCCAGAGACAGATTGTGTCAAACctggagaagaagcagaagaagttTGACCAG ATGCTTGCTGAGGAGAAGAGTATCTCTAGTAAATATGCAGATGAGAGAGACCGGGCTGAAGCCGAGGCCAGAGAGAAGGAGACCAAGGCTTTGTCTCTGGCGAGAGCCCTGGATGAGGCCCAGGAGTCCAGAGAGGAGCTGGAAAGAGCCAACAAGACCCTGAGATTGGAGATGGAAGACCTGATCAGCTCCAAGGATGATGTTGGAAAAAAT GTTCACGAGCTGGAGAAGTCCAAGCGAGGTCTGGAGGCCCAGGTGGAAGAGATGAAGACACAGCTGGAGGAGCTAGAGGATGAACTGCAGGCAGCTGAGGATGCCAAACTGCGACTGGAGGTCAATATGCAGGCCCTGAAGGCGCAGTTCGAGAGGGACCTCCAGGGACGAGATGAgatgggagaggagaagaagagacagctCATCAAGCAG GTTCGTGAGCTGGAGACGGAGTTGGAGGATGAACGTAAGCAGAGGGCCGTGGCGACAGCAGCCAAGAAGAAGCTGGAGACTGACATGAAAGATCTAGAGGGACAGATTGAGACGGCCAGTAAGGGACGGGATGAGGCCATCAAACAGCTCCGCAAGCTCCAG GCCCAGATGAAGGACTATCAGAGGGAGCTGGAGGACGCCCGCGCTGCCAGAGAGGAGGTGCTGACCACCGCAAAGGAGAGTGAGAAGAAGGCCAAGACTCTGGAGGCTGAGCTCATGCAGTTACAGGAG GACCTGGCAGCAGCTGAGAGGGCACGAAAGCAGGCAGAGGCCGAGAGAGATGAGCTGTCCGATGAGCTGGCCAGCAACTCCTCTGGAAA GTCAGCCTTGGCGGATGAGAAACGTCGTCTGGAAGCTAAGATCTCCCAGCTggaggaagagctggaggaagagcAAAGCAACATGGAGATCATCAACGACAGGCTGAGGAAGAGCACGCAGCAG GTGGATCAGCTGACGACCGAGCTGCAGGCAGAGCGCACCACCTCCCAGAAGAACGAGAGCGCCCGGCAGCAGATGGAGCGCCAGAACAAGGAGCTGAAGGCCAAGCTCCAGGAGATGGAGAACCAGGTCAAGTCCAAGTTCAAATCCTCCATCTCTGCTTTGGAGGCTAAAGTGGCacagctggaggagcagctggagcaggagaacAG ggaGAAGCAGGCATCTGCCAAGAGTATACGCCAGAAGGACAAGAAGCTCAAGGACCTGATTATGCAGGTGGAAGACGAAAGGAAACAGGGAGAGCAGTACAAAGACCAG GCGGAAAAGGCGAATACTCGCATGAAGCAGCTGAAGCGGCAGCTCGAGGAATCAGAGGAGGAGTCGCAGCGCGCTACAGCTGCCCGCAGGAAGCTTCAGCGCGAGCTGGATGAAGCCACCGAATCCAGCGACGCCTTGAGCCGCGAGGTCAACTCTCTCAAGAGCAAACTCAG GCGTGGAAATGAACCCTCCTTTGGCAGCACACCTCGACGTATGGGCGGAGGCCG